A genome region from Carya illinoinensis cultivar Pawnee chromosome 2, C.illinoinensisPawnee_v1, whole genome shotgun sequence includes the following:
- the LOC122296389 gene encoding uncharacterized protein LOC122296389 isoform X1 encodes MDSTPVNWEALDALIIDFAQSENLIEGLLCSSSPPSSPASSSSSSSSSSLSTSSYHSRLIIWKIRRSLEAGDIDTAMDFLRAHAPSILDDRRLLFQLQKQKFIELLRKGTAEGRDAAIACLRTALAPCALDAYPEAYEEFKHVLLAFIYGKDDQASPVANEWSERRRFDIAGLMSSVLRAHLHAYDPVFSMTLRYLISIHKGYCFQQGIVSPISDLTQRLLLDERDPPATAQESLYEVPPFDEVDVQALAQAVELTRQAAVDSLRFSKGDLFVAFQNELCRTRLDVSMLDELVCEYCVYRGIMDYGVASTLVLQPKVNQPEPGWSSSRNFSLEVDSSVNKHSDGETSINMGGSPENNADVSRMQGTDVELRYACELSSNHDYCSTSGLNVSENPRVLPRYRTHGSGERGKRKRWRGRYDDQYGVPFDDCSRQELSTTTLVSSNSISKEQQGSGKHSLIDVSSRVDKYEIMLGMKDLASKGMAAEVVEEVTAMDPSFFVQNPILLFKIMQVEFLKLVSSGDHSSALRVACSHLGPLAASDPALLKPLKETLLALLQPNEDVLGKGLPLHALSTSLQVAIGRRFDIEEPRLMKVMKVSLYSHDEWFKLQMCKDRFESHLRIDSLKEVNTPLLTSVGMSNLNGATSTLGSSQVTISSGTKISEDGSSPNQVSPRDVVCDENAILKVMVRCGYIEFLALPRADAIHLLALYNGNAEMVIQQLFA; translated from the exons ATGGATTCTACGCCAGTGAATTGGGAAGCACTTGACGCTCTGATCATTGATTTCGCCCAATCGGAGAACCTGATCGAGGGGCTTCTATGTTCTTCGTCTCCACCCTCTTCTCCTGCTTCctcgtcgtcttcttcttcttcttcctcgctGTCCACTTCGTCCTACCATTCGAGGTTGATCATCTGGAAGATCAGACGCTCGTTAGAGGCCGGTGACATTGACACCGCCATGGATTTCCTCCGCGCCCACGCGCCTTCCATTCTGGACGATCGTCGTCTTCTCTTCCAGTTACAGAAGCAG aaatttattgagcTGTTGAGAAAAGGGACTGCCGAAGGTCGTGACGCTGCAATTGCTTGCCTGAGGACAGCTCTCGCTCCTTGTGCTCTTGACGCCTACCCA GAAGCATATGAGGAATTCAAGCATGTTCTTCTTGCCTTTATATATGGCAAAGATGATCAAGCTTCACCAGTGGCAAACGAG TGGTCTGAAAGAAGGAGGTTTGACATTGCTGGATTGATGTCCTCTGTCTTAAGAGCTCATTTACACGCATATGATCCAGTCTTTTCGATGACATTGAGATATTTGATAAG CATACACAAGGGATACTGCTTTCAGCAAGGAATTGTGTCACCCATTTCAGATCTTACTCAGAGATTGCTTCTTGATGAGCGTGACCCTCCTGCAACAGCACAGGAGAGTCTCTATGAAGTACCTCCATTTGATGAG GTGGATGTACAAGCTCTTGCACAGGCTGTAGAGCTCACAAGACAAGCAGCAGTTGATAGCTTGAGGTTTTCTAAGGGTGATCTATTTGTGGCATTTCAG AATGAATTGTGTAGGACGAGATTGGATGTTTCCATGCTTGATGAGCTTGTTTGTGAGTACTGTGTTTATAGGGGAATCATGGATTATGGTGTTGCATCCACTTTAG TTTTGCAACCTAAAGTTAATCAACCTGAGCCTGGGTGGAGTTCATCAAGAAATTTCTCTCTTGAAGTGGATTCTAGTGTTAACAAACATTCTGATGGTGAGACCTCCATTAACATGGGTGGTTCTCCTGAGAATAATGCTGATGTGTCTCGCATGCAAGGAACGGATGTTGAGTTGCGATATGCTTGTGAGCTGTCAAGCAACCATGATTACTGTAGCACTAGTGGATTGAATGTGTCTGAAAACCCAAGAGTTCTGCCGAGATATAGAACCCATGGATCTGGAGAGAGGGGTAAACGCAAGAGATGGAGGGGAAGATATGATGATCAATATGGTGTTCCTTTTGATGATTGCAGTAGGCAAGAGCTTAGCACAACTACCCTGGTTTCTAGCAATTCTATCTCAAAGGAACAACAG GGCTCAGGGAAACACTCCCTTATAGATGTTAGTAGTAGGGTGGATAAATACGAGATTATGCTGGGGATGAAGGATCTAGCTAGCAAGGGAATGGCTGCAGAGGTTGTTGAAGAAGTTACTGCTATGGATCCAAGCTTTTTTGTGCAAAATCCTATATTGCTGTTCAAAATTATGCAG GTTGAATTCCTTAAGCTGGTCAGCTCTGGTGACCATTCGAGTGCTCTGAGGGTTGCATGCTCCCATTTAGGTCCTTTAGCTGCTAGTGACCCTGCCTTACTGAAGCCCCTAAAGGAGACTTTGTTGGCATTGCTCCAACCAAATGAAGATGTACTCGGGAAAGGCTTGCCTCTTCATGCCCTTTCAACTTCACTCCAG GTTGCAATTGGTAGAAGGTTTGATATAGAAGAACCCCGGCTTATGAAAGTAATGAAGGTGTCCCTTTACTCTCATGACGAGTGGTTTAAACTTCAAATGTGTAAAGATCGGTTTGAAAGTCACTTGAGGATTGACTCCCTGAAAGAAGTTAACACACCGTTGCTCACTTCTGTTGGTATGTCAAATTTGAATGGCGCTACTTCCACTCTTGGATCATCTCAAGTTACAATATCCTCAGGCACTAAGATTTCAGAAGATGGCAGCAGTCCTAATCAAGTATCACCTAGAGATGTTGTCTGTGATGAAAATGCCATTCTTAAAGTTATGGTGCGTTGTGGATATATT GAGTTTCTTGCTTTGCCAAGGGCAGACGCTATTCATCTTCTTGCACTGTACAATGGAAATGCAGAGATGGTCATTCAGCAACTATTTGCATAG
- the LOC122296393 gene encoding nodulation protein H-like isoform X2 gives MLKPPKKSPLLSRMVILVFAVVFGVYIYTICLKRISTHTKTKFLNIQVIERPCRENGIELAEIPYMHYPKPETFSRAECEGNPVQFFAILSMQRSGSGWFETLLNSHVNVSSNGEIFSVKDRRKNISSIVQTLDKVYNLDWFTSASKNQCSAAVGFKWMLNQGLMEHRKEIAEYFNHKGISAIFLLRRNLLRQMVSMLANSYDRYAKLLNGTHKSHVHTHEEAHILSKYKPFLNSTSLIAELKDMEVTRAKVLESFNHTRHIILYYEDLIMNRIKLEDVQEFLKLPHMKLTSRQIKIHKGPLSDHINNWEEINKTLTGTAYESFLRSEY, from the exons ATGCTAAAGCCTCCAAAGAAATCTCCATTGTTATCAAGGATGGTAATCTTAGTTTTTGCAGTGGTCTTTGGCGTTTATATCTACACAATCTGTCTAAAGCGGATAAGCACCCACACCAAGACTAAATTTCTGAACATCCAAGTCATTGAAAGGCCTTGCCGTGAGAATGGCATTGAGCTAGCCGAAATTCCTTACATGCATTACCCAAAACCTGAAACTTTTAGCAG GGCAGAGTGTGAAGGTAATCCTGTACAATTCTTTGCCATCTTGTCGATGCAGAGATCAGGAAGTGGGTGGTTCGAGACCCTATTAAATAGTCATGTTAATGTAAGCTCCAATGGAGAGATATTCTCTGTAAAGGATAGGAGgaaaaatatttcttcaattGTACAGACTCTAGATAAAGTTTACAATTTGGATTGGTTCACTAGTGCTTCCAAAAATCAATGCTCTGCAGCAGTGGGCTTCAAGTGGATGCTTAATCAG GGATTGATGGAACACCGTAAAGAAATTGCAGAATACTTCAATCATAAGGGCATTTCTGCAATATTTCTTCTCCGAAGAAATTTACTGCGCCAGATGGTTTCAATGCTTGCCAATTCCTATGACAGATATGCTAAGCTACTGAATGGAACTCACAAGTCACATGTACATACACATGAAGag GCCCATATACTATCAAAGTACAAGCCCTTTTTAAACTCCACCTCGTTGATTGCTGAGCTGAAGGATATGGAGGTGACGAGAGCCAAAGTTCTAGAATCCTTCAATCACACTCGGCACATCATTCTGTACTATGAGGATCTTATCATGAACCGCATT AAACTAGAAGATGTTCAAGAGTTTCTAAAGCTTCCTCACATGAAATTGACAAGCCGTCAAATTAAAATACACAAAGGGCCATTGTCAGATCACATCAACAACTGGGAGGAGATTAACAAGACGCTTACTGGAACAGCTTATGAGAGTTTTCTACGTTCCGAATATTAA
- the LOC122296393 gene encoding nodulation protein H-like isoform X1, with translation MAEEICCFNKDTLMLKPPKKSPLLSRMVILVFAVVFGVYIYTICLKRISTHTKTKFLNIQVIERPCRENGIELAEIPYMHYPKPETFSRAECEGNPVQFFAILSMQRSGSGWFETLLNSHVNVSSNGEIFSVKDRRKNISSIVQTLDKVYNLDWFTSASKNQCSAAVGFKWMLNQGLMEHRKEIAEYFNHKGISAIFLLRRNLLRQMVSMLANSYDRYAKLLNGTHKSHVHTHEEAHILSKYKPFLNSTSLIAELKDMEVTRAKVLESFNHTRHIILYYEDLIMNRIKLEDVQEFLKLPHMKLTSRQIKIHKGPLSDHINNWEEINKTLTGTAYESFLRSEY, from the exons ATGGCTGAAGAAATCTGTTGCTTTAACAAG GATACTCTCATGCTAAAGCCTCCAAAGAAATCTCCATTGTTATCAAGGATGGTAATCTTAGTTTTTGCAGTGGTCTTTGGCGTTTATATCTACACAATCTGTCTAAAGCGGATAAGCACCCACACCAAGACTAAATTTCTGAACATCCAAGTCATTGAAAGGCCTTGCCGTGAGAATGGCATTGAGCTAGCCGAAATTCCTTACATGCATTACCCAAAACCTGAAACTTTTAGCAG GGCAGAGTGTGAAGGTAATCCTGTACAATTCTTTGCCATCTTGTCGATGCAGAGATCAGGAAGTGGGTGGTTCGAGACCCTATTAAATAGTCATGTTAATGTAAGCTCCAATGGAGAGATATTCTCTGTAAAGGATAGGAGgaaaaatatttcttcaattGTACAGACTCTAGATAAAGTTTACAATTTGGATTGGTTCACTAGTGCTTCCAAAAATCAATGCTCTGCAGCAGTGGGCTTCAAGTGGATGCTTAATCAG GGATTGATGGAACACCGTAAAGAAATTGCAGAATACTTCAATCATAAGGGCATTTCTGCAATATTTCTTCTCCGAAGAAATTTACTGCGCCAGATGGTTTCAATGCTTGCCAATTCCTATGACAGATATGCTAAGCTACTGAATGGAACTCACAAGTCACATGTACATACACATGAAGag GCCCATATACTATCAAAGTACAAGCCCTTTTTAAACTCCACCTCGTTGATTGCTGAGCTGAAGGATATGGAGGTGACGAGAGCCAAAGTTCTAGAATCCTTCAATCACACTCGGCACATCATTCTGTACTATGAGGATCTTATCATGAACCGCATT AAACTAGAAGATGTTCAAGAGTTTCTAAAGCTTCCTCACATGAAATTGACAAGCCGTCAAATTAAAATACACAAAGGGCCATTGTCAGATCACATCAACAACTGGGAGGAGATTAACAAGACGCTTACTGGAACAGCTTATGAGAGTTTTCTACGTTCCGAATATTAA
- the LOC122296389 gene encoding uncharacterized protein LOC122296389 isoform X2, translating into MDSTPVNWEALDALIIDFAQSENLIEGLLCSSSPPSSPASSSSSSSSSSLSTSSYHSRLIIWKIRRSLEAGDIDTAMDFLRAHAPSILDDRRLLFQLQKQKFIELLRKGTAEGRDAAIACLRTALAPCALDAYPEAYEEFKHVLLAFIYGKDDQASPVANEWSERRRFDIAGLMSSVLRAHLHAYDPVFSMTLRYLISIHKGYCFQQGIVSPISDLTQRLLLDERDPPATAQESLYEVPPFDEVDVQALAQAVELTRQAAVDSLRFSKGDLFVAFQNELCRTRLDVSMLDELVCEYCVYRGIMDYGVASTLVLQPKVNQPEPGWSSSRNFSLEVDSSVNKHSDGETSINMGGSPENNADVSRMQGTDVELRYACELSSNHDYCSTSGLNVSENPRVLPRYRTHGSGERGKRKRWRGRYDDQYGVPFDDCSRQELSTTTLVSSNSISKEQQGSGKHSLIDVSSRVDKYEIMLGMKDLASKGMAAEVVEEVTAMDPSFFVQNPILLFKIMQVEFLKLVSSGDHSSALRVACSHLGPLAASDPALLKPLKETLLALLQPNEDVLGKGLPLHALSTSLQVAIGRRFDIEEPRLMKVMKVSLYSHDEWFKLQMCKDRFESHLRIDSLKEVNTPLLTSVGMSNLNGATSTLGSSQVTISSGTKISEDGSSPNQVSPRDVVCDENAILKVMEFLALPRADAIHLLALYNGNAEMVIQQLFA; encoded by the exons ATGGATTCTACGCCAGTGAATTGGGAAGCACTTGACGCTCTGATCATTGATTTCGCCCAATCGGAGAACCTGATCGAGGGGCTTCTATGTTCTTCGTCTCCACCCTCTTCTCCTGCTTCctcgtcgtcttcttcttcttcttcctcgctGTCCACTTCGTCCTACCATTCGAGGTTGATCATCTGGAAGATCAGACGCTCGTTAGAGGCCGGTGACATTGACACCGCCATGGATTTCCTCCGCGCCCACGCGCCTTCCATTCTGGACGATCGTCGTCTTCTCTTCCAGTTACAGAAGCAG aaatttattgagcTGTTGAGAAAAGGGACTGCCGAAGGTCGTGACGCTGCAATTGCTTGCCTGAGGACAGCTCTCGCTCCTTGTGCTCTTGACGCCTACCCA GAAGCATATGAGGAATTCAAGCATGTTCTTCTTGCCTTTATATATGGCAAAGATGATCAAGCTTCACCAGTGGCAAACGAG TGGTCTGAAAGAAGGAGGTTTGACATTGCTGGATTGATGTCCTCTGTCTTAAGAGCTCATTTACACGCATATGATCCAGTCTTTTCGATGACATTGAGATATTTGATAAG CATACACAAGGGATACTGCTTTCAGCAAGGAATTGTGTCACCCATTTCAGATCTTACTCAGAGATTGCTTCTTGATGAGCGTGACCCTCCTGCAACAGCACAGGAGAGTCTCTATGAAGTACCTCCATTTGATGAG GTGGATGTACAAGCTCTTGCACAGGCTGTAGAGCTCACAAGACAAGCAGCAGTTGATAGCTTGAGGTTTTCTAAGGGTGATCTATTTGTGGCATTTCAG AATGAATTGTGTAGGACGAGATTGGATGTTTCCATGCTTGATGAGCTTGTTTGTGAGTACTGTGTTTATAGGGGAATCATGGATTATGGTGTTGCATCCACTTTAG TTTTGCAACCTAAAGTTAATCAACCTGAGCCTGGGTGGAGTTCATCAAGAAATTTCTCTCTTGAAGTGGATTCTAGTGTTAACAAACATTCTGATGGTGAGACCTCCATTAACATGGGTGGTTCTCCTGAGAATAATGCTGATGTGTCTCGCATGCAAGGAACGGATGTTGAGTTGCGATATGCTTGTGAGCTGTCAAGCAACCATGATTACTGTAGCACTAGTGGATTGAATGTGTCTGAAAACCCAAGAGTTCTGCCGAGATATAGAACCCATGGATCTGGAGAGAGGGGTAAACGCAAGAGATGGAGGGGAAGATATGATGATCAATATGGTGTTCCTTTTGATGATTGCAGTAGGCAAGAGCTTAGCACAACTACCCTGGTTTCTAGCAATTCTATCTCAAAGGAACAACAG GGCTCAGGGAAACACTCCCTTATAGATGTTAGTAGTAGGGTGGATAAATACGAGATTATGCTGGGGATGAAGGATCTAGCTAGCAAGGGAATGGCTGCAGAGGTTGTTGAAGAAGTTACTGCTATGGATCCAAGCTTTTTTGTGCAAAATCCTATATTGCTGTTCAAAATTATGCAG GTTGAATTCCTTAAGCTGGTCAGCTCTGGTGACCATTCGAGTGCTCTGAGGGTTGCATGCTCCCATTTAGGTCCTTTAGCTGCTAGTGACCCTGCCTTACTGAAGCCCCTAAAGGAGACTTTGTTGGCATTGCTCCAACCAAATGAAGATGTACTCGGGAAAGGCTTGCCTCTTCATGCCCTTTCAACTTCACTCCAG GTTGCAATTGGTAGAAGGTTTGATATAGAAGAACCCCGGCTTATGAAAGTAATGAAGGTGTCCCTTTACTCTCATGACGAGTGGTTTAAACTTCAAATGTGTAAAGATCGGTTTGAAAGTCACTTGAGGATTGACTCCCTGAAAGAAGTTAACACACCGTTGCTCACTTCTGTTGGTATGTCAAATTTGAATGGCGCTACTTCCACTCTTGGATCATCTCAAGTTACAATATCCTCAGGCACTAAGATTTCAGAAGATGGCAGCAGTCCTAATCAAGTATCACCTAGAGATGTTGTCTGTGATGAAAATGCCATTCTTAAAGTTATG GAGTTTCTTGCTTTGCCAAGGGCAGACGCTATTCATCTTCTTGCACTGTACAATGGAAATGCAGAGATGGTCATTCAGCAACTATTTGCATAG